In one Bradyrhizobium sp. 4 genomic region, the following are encoded:
- a CDS encoding alpha/beta hydrolase: MVARSKTFLLCHGAWSGGWAWKKMHPLMAQAGHRLIAPTYTGLGERAHLASPAIDLDTHIQDILNVIRFEDLEDIVLLGHSYGGMVATGVADRARERVTQLIYLDAFVPRDGQSLFDLHEGGREPMRKAASSGDGYRILPNPPPPDTPQADLDWLNARRINMPIKCFETKLKLEHGEPVMPRSYIYCTRIPPGDVFGQFAKRTKSEDGWRTFELDASHAPNVTAPEALMAVLEKIVG, encoded by the coding sequence ATGGTCGCACGCTCAAAAACCTTCCTGCTTTGTCACGGCGCGTGGTCCGGCGGGTGGGCCTGGAAGAAGATGCATCCGCTGATGGCGCAGGCCGGCCATCGCCTGATTGCGCCGACCTATACCGGCCTCGGCGAGCGCGCGCATCTGGCCAGTCCCGCGATCGATCTCGATACGCATATCCAGGACATTCTCAATGTCATCAGGTTCGAGGACCTCGAGGACATCGTGCTGCTCGGCCACAGCTATGGTGGCATGGTCGCCACCGGCGTCGCCGATCGCGCGCGCGAGCGGGTGACGCAATTGATCTACCTCGACGCCTTCGTGCCGCGTGACGGCCAATCGCTGTTCGATCTCCATGAGGGCGGGCGCGAGCCGATGCGCAAGGCTGCAAGCTCAGGCGACGGCTACCGCATCCTGCCGAACCCGCCGCCGCCGGACACGCCGCAGGCCGATCTCGACTGGCTCAACGCGCGCCGGATCAACATGCCGATCAAATGTTTCGAGACGAAGCTGAAGCTCGAACATGGCGAGCCGGTGATGCCGCGCAGCTACATCTATTGCACGCGCATTCCGCCGGGCGACGTGTTCGGGCAGTTTGCGAAGCGCACCAAGAGCGAGGATGGCTGGCGCACTTTCGAACTCGACGCGAGCCATGCACCGAATGTCACGGCGCCGGAGGCGTTGATGGCGGTCCTGGAGAAGATCGTCGGATAG
- a CDS encoding DUF983 domain-containing protein, with the protein MDRRKGRGGVMATGSVSLTKAMWRGFLGKCPNCGEGHAFGRFLKVADTCDHCGEELFHQRADDFPAYLVMVVVGHLVVPAILAVETAYAPAVWLQLAVWLPVTLFASLALLQPTKGAIVGLQWQIGMHGFEAGKLRREAGQGAPVFVKVNTRAA; encoded by the coding sequence ATGGATCGTAGAAAAGGAAGAGGTGGGGTCATGGCGACCGGTTCAGTCTCTCTCACGAAAGCGATGTGGCGCGGTTTCTTGGGCAAATGCCCCAATTGCGGCGAGGGGCACGCGTTCGGCCGTTTCCTGAAGGTGGCGGATACCTGCGACCATTGCGGCGAGGAGCTGTTTCACCAGCGCGCCGACGATTTCCCGGCCTATCTCGTGATGGTCGTCGTCGGCCATCTCGTGGTGCCGGCAATCCTCGCGGTCGAGACCGCCTATGCGCCGGCCGTCTGGCTGCAACTGGCGGTGTGGCTGCCGGTGACCTTGTTCGCTTCGCTTGCGCTGCTGCAGCCGACCAAGGGCGCCATCGTCGGGCTGCAATGGCAGATCGGCATGCACGGTTTTGAGGCGGGCAAGCTGCGGCGCGAAGCTGGTCAGGGTGCACCCGTTTTCGTCAAGGTGAACACGCGCGCGGCTTAA
- a CDS encoding PLP-dependent aminotransferase family protein — protein MDWTPTISELSGPRYQRIVEAMEADIAAGRLVRGQQLPTQRALAKALGIDLTTVTRAYTEARRRGIMEARVGQGSFVSETSARRAVDLPHPVAIDLSMNVPPQPLEAQLDERIIAGMEAIRAQSGLTAHLNYQPPGGSAHEREVAARWMRARVPHAHADRLVIFPGAQTILFSLLAHLARPGDVVLTEALTFPGIKAAAARLGVKLVGVAMDDGGILADALAKACRTHRPKAVYLIPTLHNPTTATLLPERRSALAKIIKDADTILIEDDAYGLLDRSASPIANLIPERTYLATTLSKCIAPALRVAYLVTPDNSSQRQMRNSLQATVQMPAPLMVALVTHWIETGIADRIITAIRSEAVGRQQLAQRALKGFEFQAKSAAHHLWLRLPEDRPDVAAHLLRNGLAVVAGEAFTVDGTAPHAARVSLGAARNRAELTEALRILVGALHRPADTRQIV, from the coding sequence ATGGATTGGACCCCTACAATCTCGGAGCTGAGCGGGCCGCGCTATCAGCGCATCGTCGAGGCCATGGAGGCCGACATCGCCGCCGGCCGGCTGGTGCGCGGCCAACAATTGCCGACGCAGCGGGCGCTGGCAAAGGCGCTCGGCATCGATCTCACCACGGTGACGCGCGCCTACACCGAGGCGCGGCGCCGCGGCATCATGGAGGCCCGGGTCGGCCAGGGCTCGTTCGTGTCGGAGACCAGCGCGCGCCGCGCGGTCGATCTGCCGCATCCCGTCGCGATCGACCTCTCGATGAACGTGCCGCCGCAACCTCTCGAAGCGCAACTCGACGAGCGCATCATCGCCGGGATGGAAGCCATCCGCGCGCAATCGGGCCTGACGGCGCATCTCAACTACCAGCCGCCCGGCGGCAGCGCACACGAGCGCGAGGTCGCCGCGCGATGGATGCGCGCACGCGTGCCGCATGCGCATGCCGACAGGCTCGTGATCTTTCCCGGCGCGCAGACGATCCTGTTCAGCCTGCTCGCCCACCTCGCCCGGCCCGGCGACGTGGTGCTGACGGAGGCGCTCACCTTTCCCGGCATCAAGGCCGCCGCGGCGCGGCTCGGCGTCAAGCTCGTCGGCGTCGCCATGGACGACGGCGGCATCCTGGCCGACGCGCTGGCGAAGGCCTGCCGCACGCATAGACCGAAAGCGGTCTATCTCATTCCGACGCTGCACAATCCGACCACTGCGACGCTTCTCCCCGAGCGCCGCAGCGCTCTCGCAAAGATCATCAAAGATGCCGATACGATTCTGATCGAGGACGACGCCTACGGGCTGCTCGATCGGTCGGCATCGCCGATCGCCAATCTCATTCCGGAACGGACATATCTCGCAACCACGCTGTCAAAATGCATCGCGCCCGCGCTACGGGTCGCCTATCTGGTGACGCCAGATAACAGCTCGCAGCGGCAGATGCGCAACTCTTTGCAGGCGACGGTGCAGATGCCGGCACCGCTGATGGTCGCGCTGGTGACGCATTGGATCGAGACCGGCATCGCCGACCGCATCATCACCGCGATCAGGAGCGAGGCCGTCGGCCGGCAGCAGCTCGCGCAACGCGCGCTGAAAGGCTTCGAGTTCCAGGCCAAGTCCGCCGCTCACCATCTATGGCTGCGGCTGCCGGAGGACCGTCCCGACGTCGCGGCACATCTGCTACGGAATGGACTGGCAGTCGTCGCCGGCGAGGCCTTCACCGTCGACGGGACCGCGCCACACGCGGCGCGCGTCTCGCTAGGCGCGGCGCGCAACAGGGCGGAATTGACGGAAGCACTGCGCATCCTGGTCGGCGCGCTGCACAGGCCCGCCGACACCAGACAGATCGTCTAG
- a CDS encoding sulfite exporter TauE/SafE family protein — protein sequence MEILTYALLLLGALAGGFVSGLAGFGTALMALGIWLYVLPPSLAVPLVLICSVIAQSSTLPSMWKSFDLSLVWPFLIGGLIGVPLGTMLVASADPKVFKLSVGVLILVFSTALYLNKRPLAVTFGGRIADGAIGFAGGILGGLAGLSGPLPILWANIRGWNKHERRGIFQLFNFTVLAAALVLQTASGLVAFKVIWLAVIAFPGTLIGAWAGARVYHALSDKHFGDVVLGLLFLSGLGLVWNSLGTH from the coding sequence TTGGAAATACTCACCTACGCGCTGCTGCTGCTCGGCGCACTGGCCGGGGGCTTCGTCTCGGGCCTTGCCGGATTCGGCACGGCGCTGATGGCGCTCGGCATCTGGCTCTACGTGCTGCCGCCCTCGCTCGCGGTGCCGCTGGTGCTGATCTGCTCGGTGATCGCGCAGAGCTCGACGCTGCCCTCGATGTGGAAAAGTTTTGATCTCTCGCTGGTCTGGCCGTTCCTGATTGGAGGACTGATCGGCGTGCCGCTGGGCACCATGCTGGTCGCCTCCGCCGATCCAAAAGTGTTCAAGCTGAGCGTCGGCGTGCTGATCCTTGTGTTTTCGACCGCGCTCTATCTGAACAAGCGGCCCCTCGCCGTCACCTTCGGCGGCCGCATTGCCGACGGCGCGATCGGCTTTGCCGGCGGCATATTAGGTGGCCTTGCCGGACTGTCGGGGCCGCTTCCGATCCTGTGGGCCAACATCCGCGGCTGGAACAAGCACGAGCGGCGCGGCATCTTCCAGCTCTTCAATTTCACCGTGCTGGCCGCCGCTTTGGTGTTGCAGACCGCCTCGGGCCTCGTCGCGTTCAAGGTGATCTGGCTCGCGGTGATCGCATTTCCGGGCACGCTGATCGGCGCATGGGCCGGCGCGCGCGTCTACCACGCGCTGAGCGACAAGCATTTTGGCGATGTCGTGCTCGGTCTCTTGTTCCTGTCGGGCCTCGGCCTGGTCTGGAACAGTTTGGGCACGCACTAG